One genomic window of Chondrinema litorale includes the following:
- the rhaM gene encoding L-rhamnose mutarotase produces the protein MYRNAFTMKLKPGFEAEYKKRHDEIWPELEAMLSESGISDYSIYLDEETLTLFAFQKVADQVKEAQIPNNPIVKKWWAYMADIMETNPDNSPVTKPLREVFHLD, from the coding sequence ATGTACAGAAATGCTTTTACCATGAAGCTAAAACCGGGCTTCGAAGCGGAATATAAAAAGCGACACGATGAAATATGGCCAGAATTAGAAGCCATGCTTTCAGAATCGGGAATCAGTGATTACAGCATCTATTTAGATGAAGAAACACTTACGCTTTTTGCCTTTCAAAAAGTGGCTGACCAAGTAAAAGAAGCACAAATCCCAAACAATCCAATTGTAAAAAAATGGTGGGCGTACATGGCAGACATTATGGAAACCAATCCAGATAATTCACCTGTAACTAAGCCATTGCGCGAAGTTTTCCACTTGGATTAA
- a CDS encoding family 43 glycosylhydrolase, with amino-acid sequence MPSESIKFKPFLIVAILLLNIPLFLQAQDKVRLADKPLFRDPVYDGAADPTIIWNRKENRWFMFYTNRRANEEQLDGVSWVHGTRIGIAESLDGGATWQYRDTCDIQYRMEGYTHWAPEVIEHKGNYHMYLTYVPGVFNEWGHPRWIVHLTSKNMINWKFESKLELASDRCIDACVFRLPDGKWRMYYNNERDGKSMYYADSNDLYNWKDSGKKVVGDRGEGPVVFRWMNKNWMLCDAWDGLSVFSSDDLINWQRQGNNILQKPGKGKDDKVMGGHPGVVVHGDKAFVFYFTHPGRVPDNKRVDNYRTRRSSIQVAQLEYTDGKITCDRDKPVYINLSEPDKKNN; translated from the coding sequence GTGCCTTCTGAATCTATTAAATTTAAACCCTTTTTAATTGTAGCCATCCTATTACTAAATATTCCTCTGTTTTTACAAGCACAGGATAAAGTAAGGCTGGCAGATAAGCCGCTTTTTAGAGACCCCGTTTATGATGGAGCCGCAGATCCCACGATTATTTGGAATAGAAAAGAGAATCGTTGGTTTATGTTTTACACCAATCGCAGAGCCAATGAAGAACAGCTAGATGGTGTAAGTTGGGTACACGGAACCCGAATTGGCATTGCCGAATCTTTAGACGGAGGTGCTACTTGGCAATACCGCGATACTTGCGATATTCAATATAGAATGGAAGGTTATACCCACTGGGCACCAGAGGTAATTGAGCACAAAGGAAATTACCATATGTATCTCACTTATGTGCCGGGTGTATTTAATGAGTGGGGGCATCCTCGCTGGATTGTACATCTTACTAGTAAAAACATGATTAACTGGAAATTTGAATCTAAGTTAGAATTAGCTTCAGATAGGTGTATAGATGCTTGCGTATTTAGATTGCCAGATGGTAAATGGCGGATGTATTATAACAATGAGCGAGATGGCAAATCGATGTATTATGCAGACAGCAACGATTTATACAATTGGAAAGATAGTGGTAAAAAAGTAGTTGGAGATAGGGGAGAGGGACCTGTTGTGTTTAGGTGGATGAATAAAAATTGGATGCTCTGCGATGCATGGGATGGCTTAAGTGTGTTCTCTTCTGACGATTTAATTAACTGGCAACGACAAGGAAATAATATTTTACAAAAACCCGGTAAAGGCAAAGACGATAAAGTAATGGGCGGGCATCCGGGAGTAGTGGTACATGGAGATAAAGCCTTTGTCTTCTATTTTACACATCCCGGTAGAGTACCAGATAATAAAAGGGTAGATAATTACAGAACAAGACGAAGCTCAATTCAAGTAGCACAGTTGGAATATACCGATGGTAAAATTACCTGCGATAGAGATAAGCCTGTTTACATTAATTTGAGCGAACCTGATAAGAAAAATAATTAA
- a CDS encoding arylsulfatase, translating into MKRRFIITLLTNILIFTVSLSFAQDFEHPNVILIITDDQGYGDLGYTGNPHVQTPVIDSFAKESTRFNNFYVSPVCAPTRSSLMTGRYSLRTGVRDTYNGGAIMAANEVTIAEMLKQANYRTGAFGKWHLGDNYPCRPNDQGFDESVIHLSGGMGQVGDFTTYFKGDSSYFDPVLWYNGKQKAYKGYCSDIFTQQAINFIEKNQRSGTRNPFFCYLAFNAPHTPLQVPEEYYNLYKDIDPSLGFEDRRQPFVEMSEKDKEDARKVYGMVSNIDDNLGKLFAKLDELKIANNTLIIFMTDNGPQQVRYIAGLRGKKGDVYCGGVKVPFFLKYSARFEGNRDIEIPAAHYDILPTLAQICHVEMPMDRSIDGKSLLPLLEGEEIIWENRTMFFYWTRKYPELYNNIAMQSGPYKLVGHADHNSPITDFELFKLDDDPYEQMNILGDNKGVAEALKSEFDRVYAELITSENIKNPPRIVVGDRHENPSVLNRNDASGSRGIWAQEEIYGKWRVTINEGYYNIKFKFVNPIEVDGDMYLEAGSMVKKQKNEKIDTDIIVMKNIYFSQQDCDFKPFYEINGRNIFPFYVEFDKVN; encoded by the coding sequence ATGAAAAGAAGATTTATAATTACTTTACTCACTAACATTTTAATTTTCACAGTCAGTTTGAGTTTTGCTCAAGACTTCGAGCATCCTAATGTCATTTTAATTATTACTGATGATCAGGGTTATGGTGATTTGGGGTATACAGGCAATCCGCATGTACAAACTCCTGTGATTGATAGTTTTGCTAAAGAGAGTACCCGTTTTAATAATTTTTATGTTTCGCCAGTTTGTGCTCCTACCCGTTCAAGCCTCATGACGGGCAGATATTCATTAAGAACAGGTGTAAGAGATACATATAATGGTGGTGCAATTATGGCCGCCAACGAAGTAACAATTGCAGAAATGCTCAAGCAAGCCAATTACAGAACTGGCGCATTTGGCAAATGGCATTTAGGCGATAACTATCCATGCAGGCCAAACGATCAGGGTTTTGATGAATCGGTTATTCACCTTTCTGGTGGTATGGGGCAAGTCGGCGATTTTACTACTTACTTTAAAGGTGATAGCAGTTATTTCGATCCGGTGCTTTGGTACAATGGAAAGCAGAAAGCTTATAAAGGTTACTGTTCAGATATCTTTACCCAACAAGCAATTAACTTTATAGAGAAAAATCAACGATCAGGTACGAGAAATCCTTTTTTCTGTTATTTGGCATTTAATGCGCCACATACCCCTTTACAAGTTCCAGAAGAATATTATAACTTATATAAAGATATAGACCCCTCTCTTGGTTTTGAAGATAGACGCCAACCGTTTGTAGAGATGTCTGAAAAAGACAAGGAAGATGCCCGAAAGGTTTATGGTATGGTGAGCAACATCGATGATAATTTAGGGAAGTTATTTGCTAAACTTGATGAACTCAAAATTGCCAACAATACCCTCATCATTTTTATGACGGATAATGGCCCGCAACAGGTAAGATATATAGCTGGTTTAAGAGGAAAGAAAGGTGATGTGTATTGTGGAGGTGTTAAGGTACCTTTTTTTCTAAAATATTCAGCTCGTTTCGAAGGTAACAGAGATATCGAAATTCCGGCAGCGCATTACGATATATTGCCAACACTAGCGCAAATTTGCCATGTAGAAATGCCAATGGATAGAAGTATTGATGGCAAAAGTTTATTGCCTTTGCTAGAAGGTGAAGAAATTATCTGGGAAAACAGAACTATGTTCTTTTACTGGACACGCAAATACCCTGAGTTATACAACAATATTGCCATGCAAAGCGGTCCCTATAAACTGGTGGGGCATGCAGATCATAATTCACCCATCACAGATTTTGAGTTGTTTAAATTGGATGATGATCCCTACGAGCAAATGAATATTTTGGGTGATAATAAAGGTGTTGCGGAAGCACTCAAGTCTGAGTTTGATAGAGTGTATGCGGAGTTGATTACTTCTGAAAATATTAAGAATCCACCGAGAATAGTTGTAGGCGATCGACATGAAAATCCTTCTGTATTGAATAGAAATGATGCCAGTGGTAGCAGAGGTATTTGGGCACAAGAAGAGATTTATGGCAAATGGAGAGTTACCATCAACGAAGGTTATTACAACATCAAATTCAAGTTTGTAAACCCTATAGAAGTGGATGGCGATATGTATCTCGAAGCTGGTTCGATGGTTAAAAAACAGAAAAATGAGAAAATAGACACAGATATTATTGTGATGAAAAATATCTACTTTTCTCAACAAGACTGTGACTTTAAACCATTTTATGAAATTAATGGAAGAAACATTTTTCCATTTTATGTAGAGTTTGATAAGGTGAATTAA
- a CDS encoding alpha-L-rhamnosidase yields MKSFYILFSLFVFCVSCDDKQQQAPIDLLCEYLVNPISIDNTTPRFRWKMPNKGNDISQESYRVIVGTDSAAVAKGEGDMWDTNKVMSDAMLVTYQGKTLQPLSKYYWTVKLSNNDFVESNYAKVNSFQTGFLGNSNWQGSFISDTDDVDLKPAPYFRKVFKPKGKVKKAMAYVTAAGLFEFSINGKKVGDHVLDPMYTRFDKRVLYVAHDVTAQLQEEVALGILLGNGWYNHQSTAVWDFHKAHWRARPKFCLNLFVTYEDGSQEVISTDKSWKTSLGPIIFNSIYTAEHYDARLEQKGWDTPKFNDQSWKSAIEVENPAEKLVAQALQPIRITDQIKPVEFNQFSNQNYVYDLGMNISGVSQIKVEGAKGTVVRVTHAELLGDEGHVDQSNIDVHYRPTDDSDPFQTDIYILKGAGVETFMPKFNYKGFQYVEVNSDKPITLSKESLIGMRMHSDVPVVGNVHSSDSLLNKMWAATNNSYLSNLFGYPTDCPQREKNGWTGDAHIASETGLFNFDGITIYEKWLADHRDEQQPNGVLPSIIPTHAWGYDWGNGPDWTSTIAIIPWNIYLFYGDTTLLSDSYASLKLYVDHIAEIDSAGLTDWGLGDWIPVADKTPKEFTSSIYYYVDASILAKSAKLFGKTADNQKYANLADSIKNAINNKYLDKETGIYGSGFQTEQSTALFWGIVPDDMKAKVAANLEKKVRADNSHLNVGLLGTKAILNALSENGYSDLAYEVALQDSYPSWGWWIKNGATSLFENWPIDAKSDISRNHIMFGEIGAWFYKALGGINPDPEKPGFKNVILNPHFVEGLDQFEAKHQGPYGEIVSSWKKEGEVVKYSVVIPANSTATINIKSDHITKDDKHMASISKINGDYIINVKSGTHSFTVQI; encoded by the coding sequence ATGAAATCTTTCTATATATTATTTAGCTTATTTGTATTTTGCGTCTCTTGCGACGATAAACAACAACAAGCGCCAATTGACCTTTTATGTGAATATCTGGTTAATCCCATTTCTATTGATAATACTACCCCAAGGTTTCGATGGAAAATGCCTAACAAAGGCAACGACATTTCGCAAGAGTCTTACAGAGTTATTGTAGGTACAGACTCAGCGGCAGTGGCAAAGGGCGAAGGAGATATGTGGGATACAAATAAAGTTATGAGTGATGCCATGCTGGTAACTTACCAAGGAAAGACCTTACAACCACTTAGCAAATATTACTGGACGGTAAAACTGTCGAACAACGACTTCGTGGAAAGCAACTATGCTAAGGTAAATAGTTTCCAAACCGGATTTTTAGGAAACAGCAATTGGCAAGGTTCATTTATTTCAGACACAGACGATGTAGATTTAAAACCTGCTCCGTACTTCAGAAAAGTATTTAAACCGAAAGGCAAAGTAAAAAAGGCAATGGCTTATGTGACTGCTGCAGGTTTGTTTGAGTTTTCTATTAATGGCAAAAAAGTAGGTGACCATGTGCTTGACCCAATGTATACCCGCTTCGATAAGAGGGTATTATATGTGGCACATGATGTTACAGCGCAATTACAAGAAGAAGTAGCTTTAGGTATTTTACTTGGTAATGGTTGGTACAATCACCAATCTACTGCGGTGTGGGATTTTCACAAAGCACATTGGAGAGCTCGCCCAAAGTTTTGCCTAAATCTTTTTGTAACTTATGAAGATGGCAGCCAAGAGGTAATCAGTACTGATAAAAGCTGGAAAACCTCGTTGGGTCCAATCATTTTTAATAGCATATATACAGCAGAACATTACGATGCCAGATTGGAGCAAAAAGGTTGGGATACACCAAAATTCAACGACCAATCTTGGAAGTCAGCCATAGAGGTTGAGAATCCGGCAGAAAAACTAGTAGCTCAAGCTTTACAGCCTATTCGTATAACAGATCAAATTAAGCCAGTTGAATTCAATCAGTTTAGTAACCAAAACTATGTGTATGATTTAGGGATGAATATATCTGGTGTAAGCCAGATAAAAGTAGAAGGGGCAAAAGGGACAGTTGTAAGAGTAACACATGCAGAGTTATTAGGTGATGAAGGACATGTAGATCAATCTAATATTGATGTACATTATCGCCCAACTGACGATAGCGATCCATTCCAAACAGATATTTATATCTTGAAAGGTGCAGGCGTAGAAACCTTTATGCCGAAATTCAACTATAAAGGATTTCAATATGTAGAAGTAAATAGCGATAAACCAATTACTCTTAGCAAAGAAAGTCTAATTGGTATGCGTATGCACAGCGATGTGCCAGTAGTCGGAAATGTGCATAGTTCAGATTCACTACTTAATAAAATGTGGGCAGCTACGAATAATTCTTATCTTTCTAACCTTTTCGGCTACCCTACAGACTGCCCTCAAAGAGAAAAAAATGGCTGGACAGGAGATGCTCATATCGCAAGTGAAACAGGACTCTTTAATTTTGATGGAATTACCATTTACGAAAAATGGTTGGCAGACCATCGCGATGAACAACAACCAAATGGTGTTTTACCATCTATAATTCCTACACACGCTTGGGGATACGATTGGGGTAATGGTCCCGATTGGACAAGTACCATTGCCATTATTCCTTGGAATATCTATTTGTTTTATGGAGATACTACTTTGCTTTCAGATTCTTATGCAAGTCTAAAGCTTTATGTAGACCACATCGCCGAAATTGATTCTGCCGGCCTTACCGATTGGGGCTTAGGCGATTGGATTCCTGTAGCAGACAAAACACCTAAAGAATTTACATCTTCTATATATTATTATGTAGATGCATCTATATTGGCGAAATCTGCAAAGCTTTTTGGTAAAACAGCAGACAACCAGAAATACGCAAACTTGGCTGATTCAATTAAGAATGCCATCAATAATAAATATCTTGATAAAGAAACTGGCATATATGGAAGTGGTTTCCAAACAGAGCAAAGTACAGCTTTATTCTGGGGCATTGTACCAGATGATATGAAAGCTAAAGTAGCTGCCAATTTGGAGAAGAAAGTAAGAGCAGATAACAGCCACCTTAATGTAGGCTTGTTGGGTACAAAAGCTATTTTAAATGCATTGAGTGAAAATGGCTATAGCGATCTGGCTTATGAAGTGGCATTGCAAGACAGTTATCCATCTTGGGGTTGGTGGATTAAAAACGGAGCAACTAGTTTGTTTGAAAACTGGCCAATAGATGCTAAGTCTGACATTTCTAGAAACCACATTATGTTTGGTGAAATTGGTGCTTGGTTTTACAAAGCTCTTGGAGGTATTAATCCAGACCCAGAAAAGCCGGGTTTTAAAAATGTAATTTTGAATCCTCATTTTGTAGAAGGACTCGATCAGTTCGAAGCTAAACATCAAGGTCCGTATGGTGAAATTGTTTCTTCGTGGAAAAAGGAAGGGGAAGTGGTAAAATACAGTGTGGTTATTCCAGCGAATAGCACAGCTACTATTAATATAAAGTCTGATCACATTACCAAAGATGATAAACATATGGCGAGTATCAGCAAGATTAATGGTGATTATATTATTAATGTAAAATCGGGTACGCACAGTTTTACTGTTCAGATATAA